The following are encoded together in the Planctomycetota bacterium genome:
- a CDS encoding YciI family protein, with protein MNRTLLTPLAAAFLLLTACATPEKTMPQSRPYTLVLIKTGPMSGKLSKEENDKAFEGHFANMARLAEEHKLVLAGPYGKARHEPDLRGLFVINSGQRSEAVAWASTDPTVKAGVFVLDFHDFSTDAPLPALLERNLELKRKDAAEGRTRKPGEDARGYVILIAENQDLARRELAPMEKDGSVLLLARLDGSRVFAILDAKDIADAQARYSAALGRVGEHTLDDWFATNQLAHLQEL; from the coding sequence ATGAATCGAACCCTCCTCACCCCGCTCGCCGCCGCGTTCCTGCTGTTGACCGCCTGCGCGACCCCGGAGAAGACCATGCCACAGTCGCGCCCCTACACCCTGGTGCTGATCAAGACCGGCCCCATGAGCGGCAAGCTTTCCAAGGAGGAGAACGACAAGGCCTTCGAGGGGCACTTCGCCAACATGGCGCGGCTGGCTGAAGAGCACAAGCTGGTCCTCGCCGGCCCCTACGGCAAGGCCCGGCACGAACCGGACCTGCGCGGCCTCTTCGTGATCAATTCCGGCCAGCGCAGCGAGGCGGTCGCGTGGGCCTCGACCGATCCGACCGTGAAGGCCGGCGTCTTCGTGCTGGACTTCCACGATTTTTCCACCGACGCCCCGCTGCCCGCCCTGCTGGAGCGCAATTTGGAGTTGAAGAGGAAGGACGCTGCCGAAGGCCGCACGCGCAAACCCGGTGAAGATGCACGCGGCTATGTGATCTTGATCGCCGAGAACCAGGACCTCGCCCGCCGCGAGTTGGCTCCGATGGAGAAGGATGGAAGCGTCCTGCTGCTGGCCCGGCTGGATGGCTCTCGCGTCTTCGCCATTCTCGACGCCAAGGACATCGCCGATGCCCAGGCCCGCTACAGCGCCGCGCTGGGACGCGTCGGCGAGCACACGCTCGACGACTGGTTCGCGACCAACCAGCTCGCGCACTTGCAGGAACTTTGA
- a CDS encoding PDZ domain-containing protein, giving the protein MNPFIAPLFVLAVACTPNNQDRSGQGQAAAPQEAKSDKVSSTYKTTNGTPKSKSTTGHLTGATVGTGSNDSKTHTIVLSADGKNAVTTDADGKKRIRVHKSGAAGGDDQVIEVDGEDLHEELFEMADNGEFGDEIKVMVAQGMANGGLNNLGALRAGQFWTGNALGPVEYDENAAFFGVGAEPVSAETAAQLPLKPGTGLVVTMVVKDSPAEKAGLQKMDVLSRIGDQMLINTAQLSVLIRANKPGDSIGVTYLRGGKEQTVMVPLVSKKLPKLGPGGQRADAGFNGDVMMIAPDAEGEGARARMVNSLYDAKVAQGHAALAEAQAEQAHMASEQAHMAAERAMVARQRDFERGAAARAAKAPKARNNSMSTTSSSNNSNRVSEMRYNDDAAEIVWSERDGKTHVKVVDHASGSTVYDADGAPDAKAREGFSEEVRASVESFMEDQAKMRSTNSTNPFSAPPMPPAPPNQAAPPAPPSTATDSDEIFEMAEPTN; this is encoded by the coding sequence ATGAATCCGTTCATCGCACCGCTGTTCGTTCTCGCCGTCGCCTGCACTCCCAACAATCAAGACAGGTCCGGCCAGGGCCAGGCTGCCGCGCCGCAGGAGGCGAAGTCCGACAAGGTGAGTTCGACCTACAAGACAACCAATGGCACGCCGAAGTCAAAGAGTACGACCGGACATTTAACCGGAGCGACTGTTGGCACGGGCTCCAACGACTCCAAGACGCACACCATCGTGCTCAGCGCCGACGGCAAGAACGCCGTCACCACCGACGCCGACGGCAAGAAGCGCATTCGCGTCCACAAGAGCGGCGCCGCGGGCGGCGATGACCAGGTGATCGAGGTCGATGGGGAGGATCTGCACGAGGAGCTGTTCGAAATGGCCGACAACGGCGAGTTCGGCGACGAGATCAAGGTCATGGTCGCCCAGGGCATGGCCAACGGCGGACTGAACAACCTCGGGGCGCTGCGCGCCGGGCAGTTCTGGACCGGCAACGCGTTGGGACCCGTGGAGTACGACGAGAACGCCGCTTTCTTTGGCGTCGGCGCCGAGCCGGTCTCGGCGGAAACCGCGGCACAGCTTCCACTCAAGCCCGGCACCGGCCTGGTCGTGACCATGGTCGTGAAGGACAGCCCGGCTGAAAAGGCGGGTCTGCAGAAAATGGATGTGCTCTCGCGCATCGGCGATCAGATGCTCATCAACACGGCGCAGCTTTCGGTGCTCATCCGCGCCAACAAGCCCGGCGATTCGATCGGGGTCACCTATCTGCGCGGAGGCAAGGAGCAGACCGTCATGGTGCCGCTCGTTTCCAAGAAGCTTCCCAAGCTGGGGCCGGGCGGCCAGCGTGCCGACGCCGGATTCAACGGCGACGTGATGATGATCGCCCCTGACGCGGAGGGCGAGGGCGCGCGAGCCCGAATGGTCAACTCGCTGTATGACGCCAAGGTCGCCCAGGGGCACGCTGCCCTCGCCGAAGCGCAGGCGGAACAGGCGCACATGGCGTCGGAGCAGGCGCACATGGCCGCTGAGCGTGCCATGGTCGCCCGGCAGCGGGACTTCGAACGCGGCGCCGCGGCCCGCGCCGCCAAGGCGCCCAAGGCTCGCAACAACAGCATGTCGACCACCAGCAGCTCCAACAACTCCAACCGGGTCTCGGAGATGCGGTACAACGACGACGCCGCCGAGATCGTCTGGTCCGAGCGCGACGGCAAGACCCATGTGAAGGTGGTCGACCACGCCTCGGGCTCGACCGTCTACGACGCCGACGGCGCTCCCGACGCCAAGGCCCGCGAGGGCTTCAGCGAGGAGGTCCGCGCCTCGGTCGAATCCTTCATGGAGGATCAGGCCAAGATGCGCAGCACCAACTCCACCAATCCCTTCTCGGCACCTCCGATGCCGCCCGCACCGCCCAACCAGGCGGCGCCTCCGGCACCGCCCTCGACGGCGACGGACAGCGATGAAATCTTCGAGATGGCCGAGCCGACGAATTGA
- a CDS encoding sigma-70 family RNA polymerase sigma factor has translation MHHAESTSILYADHRQGLLSMALTVLRDPGLAEDAVHDGVHRVLARGRPPEGDPVAYLYTAVRNAAIDLCRRRRVRSASTADGSLFDKRLPDPALRASDQSAARRLREAVDALPPEQQEVILLRAVSRLGFEQIATVVGAPLGTIAARYHRAVTQLRSQYEQVNA, from the coding sequence ATGCACCACGCCGAGTCCACCAGCATCCTCTACGCCGATCACCGACAGGGCCTGCTTTCAATGGCTTTGACCGTGCTCCGCGACCCGGGCTTGGCCGAAGACGCCGTGCACGATGGCGTGCACCGGGTGCTCGCCCGCGGCAGGCCCCCCGAAGGCGACCCTGTGGCCTATCTCTACACCGCCGTTCGCAACGCGGCCATCGACCTTTGCCGTCGACGCCGCGTGCGCAGCGCTTCAACCGCCGACGGATCACTCTTCGACAAACGTCTGCCCGACCCCGCGCTGCGTGCCTCGGATCAAAGCGCAGCGCGGCGGCTTCGGGAGGCGGTCGACGCTCTGCCTCCCGAACAGCAGGAAGTGATCCTGCTGCGGGCGGTGTCGCGGCTGGGATTCGAGCAGATCGCAACGGTGGTCGGGGCGCCACTGGGCACCATCGCCGCCCGCTACCACCGCGCCGTGACCCAACTTCGCAGCCAATATGAACAGGTGAACGCATGA
- a CDS encoding DoxX family membrane protein has translation MSQSQSFARHLPTIARFLMGLMFLVFGLNGFLHFIPQPKDAMPEGATAFINALMNTGFMFPLVAGTQVLVGILLLANRFVPLALVLIAPIIVVIVTFHLFLAPTGMVMALVVLALELFLVWSYRRAYHALFTARTSPA, from the coding sequence ATGAGCCAATCCCAATCGTTCGCCCGGCACCTTCCGACCATCGCGCGCTTCCTGATGGGACTCATGTTTCTGGTGTTCGGGCTCAACGGTTTCCTGCACTTCATCCCGCAACCCAAGGACGCGATGCCCGAAGGGGCGACCGCTTTCATCAACGCGCTGATGAACACCGGCTTCATGTTCCCGTTGGTCGCGGGCACCCAAGTGCTCGTTGGCATCCTGCTTCTGGCGAACCGCTTCGTGCCACTGGCCCTGGTGCTCATCGCGCCGATCATTGTCGTCATCGTGACCTTCCATCTCTTCCTGGCTCCCACCGGAATGGTCATGGCCCTCGTCGTCCTGGCCCTCGAGCTCTTCCTGGTCTGGTCCTACCGGCGGGCCTATCACGCACTTTTCACGGCGCGAACGTCGCCCGCCTGA